In one Umezawaea sp. Da 62-37 genomic region, the following are encoded:
- a CDS encoding helix-turn-helix domain-containing protein, whose protein sequence is MTKATELALAAGDRDPRVGLRAVSALRRLLEQLESVQVRNARVRGWSWQEIAAELGVTRQAVHKKHGGRG, encoded by the coding sequence ATGACGAAGGCGACCGAGTTGGCCTTGGCGGCTGGGGATCGGGATCCGAGGGTGGGGCTGCGCGCGGTGAGCGCGTTGCGCAGGCTGCTGGAGCAGCTCGAATCGGTCCAGGTCCGCAACGCCCGCGTCCGGGGCTGGTCATGGCAGGAGATCGCGGCCGAGCTGGGGGTCACCCGGCAGGCCGTCCACAAGAAGCACGGAGGACGGGGATGA
- a CDS encoding Clp protease N-terminal domain-containing protein: MIGERFTKEARQAVLAAVEEARSESAPKIGRPHMLLALLGSPALAGFDLSREDVEGALREARRKGGLSEADALALRELGIDLDQVVESVEQSLGEGALASMKTRRKRWPFGEHLPFEVELKKTLERSLFEARDLGHDYLGNEHLVLALLAGGGLVTEVLEARGVNYAEVRKRVATGA; this comes from the coding sequence ATGATCGGGGAGCGGTTCACGAAAGAGGCCCGCCAGGCGGTGCTCGCCGCCGTCGAGGAGGCCAGGTCGGAGTCGGCGCCGAAGATCGGCAGGCCGCACATGTTGTTGGCACTGCTGGGTTCTCCCGCTCTCGCCGGGTTCGACCTGTCCCGCGAGGACGTCGAGGGGGCGTTGCGGGAGGCCCGGCGCAAGGGCGGGTTGAGCGAGGCGGACGCGCTCGCGCTGCGCGAGCTGGGGATCGATCTGGACCAGGTCGTCGAGAGCGTCGAGCAGTCGCTGGGCGAGGGGGCGCTGGCGTCGATGAAGACGCGCAGGAAGCGGTGGCCCTTCGGCGAGCACCTCCCGTTCGAGGTGGAGCTGAAGAAGACGTTGGAGCGCAGCCTCTTCGAGGCCAGGGACCTCGGGCACGACTACCTCGGCAACGAGCACCTCGTGCTCGCGCTGCTGGCGGGCGGAGGGCTCGTCACCGAGGTGCTGGAGGCGCGGGGCGTGAACTACGCCGAGGTCAGGAAGCGGGTGGCGACGGGGGCGTGA